A segment of the Rattus rattus isolate New Zealand chromosome 4, Rrattus_CSIRO_v1, whole genome shotgun sequence genome:
tttatttaaacccCTGATGCTAGTTAAAGCTCTTTTTTAGTTTTGCCCTGTTTTTTGACTGTTTTGCCCTGCAGGAGATGGGCCCTTGCCCCTACCCCTCCACTgcacttcccagtccttccttccAGTTAATCGATAGTTATTTAGTTAACtgattattttactttgttaatcAATTCTTTGTCTCTCTGGCACGTATTTCATTCCATTAGGGCTGGAATTGTGTCCGACTTGGTATTACCTTTCTGCAGCATTACAGAAATGTCCGACACAGCATTTAATAAGTAATCTTTGGAGTAAGTTGCCCCAATTAATAATTCTCAGCATAGCCTTCTGTCACCTTTCAAAGGTAAACATGTCGGCTAGCCAGCCCTGGTATATATCAAGGTTCCATCCGTTAAAAAAAGAGTTCACCGTGAGACACCAGTCAGTCCGTGTGCTGTTGCTATAGCaaggtgctggagatggagtaATTCATAAAGAACAGAATTTTATTAAGCCCACCGTTGGGGAGATTGAAGTGTTGACCTCTAGTGAGGTCTTCTTCCTGCTTTGGGGCAGGGGGTTGTTTTGAATTCCTTTTAAATGTGTTATGGTTACTAAGGCCGTTTCCAAGCAAGCACATCATGACTTCGAGCATCTTCCCCTGTGTCCTGTCACCCTTCCCTTGGTCCTCCGGCCCTCTCCCACCTGACCCCTTTTCCGTCAGGTAGTTTCACATATGCCTTTATGACATCTGTGCATACCTGACTGTATTCTTTCTGTAACCGACCATGGCAGTGGTGCCACAAACTGAGAGGCAGGGTACGACGTGCAGCTCTCTCCTAAAAGCCACGTGGGCCCGAGTTGATGACTCGGCTAATTCTGAAAAGCTCCCGAAGGCCTCCGTGTGTCCTCAACACGTGAATTTATGGGCTAAGAGTATATAAGCAGCGACACTTTGCTAACTGGTGACAGAATTCTCATTTTTATACTACTttgattaatcaattaattttttttgacagccaaatcttttttttattgggggaatggGTTTCTAGGGGGTAGGCGTGGGGACCTCACTGCACAGCTTGTTCATTGGCACTGCCTCCAGAATCCTGTGGCTTCATCACATCTGGAAGCTCCAGAGGGCTGGAGAAGGGGTCAATACGCAGCGCTTCAAAGGTGTCATCTGCTCGAAAGGCCAGGCCCACTGTGGCTGGGGCCTGTGGCCTTGCTGTCTGACTGGTGAAGCCACATTCGCCCAGAGTTTTTCCATCATCGAGGAGCTGGTCGTCCTTGTACAGCCGCTGCTCCTCTGGCGGCTGCTTGAGGATGCCCTCAACGATGCGCTTCAGTTCGAACACGGTGCTCGACTCCTTGGCGTCCGTAAAGATGGTGGTCTTGTGGCGCCGGATCGTGAGAAACACGTCCTGAGGACCGCGAGCCCGCGTCAGCGTTAGCCTGCGGCCCCCGGCGTGGCCCCGGAGCCCCCGCCGCCTCCGGCCCCGCGCCCCTCCCCCCGCCTaatcaattcatttttaatttttaaattaacttaatGCGTGTGTGCACACTCTCATGCACCGACACACTTTGGTGTGTGTCATGGCGTGTacttagaggtcagaggacagtgtgtgggagctatttctcttttcccaccagatgggtcccagggatcaaactcaggtggtcacTCGTGGTGATGAGTGCTTTTACCAGCTGAGTCAACTTGTCAGCCCCttcttaatgtgttttttttttcacttccgGTCAATTGCTCTTTGAGAAGGTGACACCCTCTCCAGTGTAAGTCACTTGCCCAAAGTCCCAGAGCCTATCCCCAAAGCTCTGACAGTAGCTCTTGATTCTTTTTCTCTAGAATATTCTCCCATACACTCAGAACCGAGGTTTAGGTGTGTGTGGACCAAGACGCCACCACCCCTCACCTCTTTCCCTATGATAGACAGAACACGCATTGTCTACGTGAGAGACGTGGTTAGTGACTCAGCAGCCCTTCAGCTCTCTGCTCTTTACACAGACATGTGGACAGCCAGGGAGCTGCGACTCTCAGCTCCCCGCGCTTTGCAGAGGGTGCAGCCTCCAAGCTCTCTCTGTTGGCCGCCATTATTCAGGAGTCTAGTAGCCCCACAAAGATTTGTTTCAGAACTTGGGAGTCTAAACTGTCTCAGCCATGTGGCTAGCAAGAACACCTCAAGTGTAGCCGACTGCCAGATGTGAACTCCGCTGTGGTGAGGTGGGACTCACAGTCACTCTCCACAAAGTGGGGTAAGGGATGGaacccccgccccgccccgccctgccTCAGGATCTGATGCCTAGGAGTGTGGCCTTATTTGGATAAACAGACTTTGCAGTCACATCTAAAGATGAGGCCACCCTGGCTTACTGGGATGGGGCTTGAATCCTGTGACAATATCCTTAGGAGGGACACAGAAGCATGACACAGAAGAGAAGGCCAGCTAAAGATGGAGGAACAGATTACAGTGATGCAGCCATAGCCAGGAGATGCCTGGGGCCACCAGGAGCTGGGAAAGGTGACGAAGGCTCTTCCCAGGGGCCTTCAATGCTACCATGGCTTACTGACACCTTGGCTCTGGACTTCTGGCCTATAGAACAGGGAAGCAGTAAGTTCTCTCACTTAAGATGACTTGGTACAGTACAGTAGGACATGACAGCCACAGATACTCAGTATAGGTCCCGTGAGAATCGATCGGGTAAACCAGAGGAACTCGGGTACAATGGGGAGCCAAGATGAGAAGTCGTCTAAGGAAATGAGGGTCTTATCAAGGCCGTTgagagtaaaaaaacaaaactaaactaaactaaactccccacccccttctaggtatagaaagtaaaataatcaACTGGACAGTGGCTTGgtgctttcattttctccatgAAAATGAGAACATCCCAGCATGGTGGGTCATAGCTTCCATCCCTGAAAATAGAGGCAGATGTCCCAGCCTctatgagttcgagaccagcccaCTAtgcacagtgaattccaggccagctagagctatgtagtgagtccctgtctaaaaagaaagagaaggaaggggggagaggaagagggtgagggagagaaagagagagagagagagagaga
Coding sequences within it:
- the LOC116898345 gene encoding elongin-B-like — encoded protein: MAANRESLEAAPSAKRGELRVAAPWLSTCLWKEAGGGARGRRRRGLRGHAGGRRLTLTRARGPQDVFLTIRRHKTTIFTDAKESSTVFELKRIVEGILKQPPEEQRLYKDDQLLDDGKTLGECGFTSQTARPQAPATVGLAFRADDTFEALRIDPFSSPLELPDVMKPQDSGGSANEQAVQ